Proteins encoded within one genomic window of bacterium:
- the gspG gene encoding type II secretion system major pseudopilin GspG, with the protein MRKRSGFTLIELLVVIGIIVLLAGIVMPNFMKSIDKAKKTRGRADIHSLENALAMYQTDWGVYPGQSGEDLYTSISDGNMTSLERMLQAVGTNGRGPYLSKDIPNDPYGTKYRYRAPGGTASNYNNPLTNRGYDLWSYGKDKTDGGDDDIACWDTETS; encoded by the coding sequence ATGAGGAAAAGATCCGGGTTTACGCTTATTGAGCTTTTGGTCGTAATAGGCATCATTGTGCTTCTTGCAGGTATTGTAATGCCTAACTTTATGAAGTCGATTGATAAGGCGAAGAAAACGCGCGGAAGAGCCGATATCCACAGTCTTGAGAACGCGTTAGCAATGTATCAGACTGATTGGGGGGTATATCCAGGGCAAAGTGGAGAAGATTTATATACTAGTATTTCAGATGGAAATATGACTAGCCTGGAGAGAATGTTACAGGCAGTAGGAACTAATGGACGCGGACCTTATCTTTCAAAGGATATTCCCAATGACCCTTATGGAACAAAATACAGATATAGAGCTCCAGGAGGAACTGCGAGTAATTATAACAATCCACTGACAAATCGCGGTTATGACCTCTGGTCATATGGAAAAGATAAGACTGATGGTGGGGACGATGACATAGCATGTTGGGATACTGAGACAAGCTAG
- a CDS encoding type II secretion system protein GspG, whose amino-acid sequence MKFKKGFTLIELLVVVAIITLLASIIVPNYFKGLEKSKIGKATADVVLLRKSVDLFRADNGGTLPDSLAVLISQKYLSKAVPTDPWGGSYSYTATENSYTITDGSSKGISETINF is encoded by the coding sequence ATGAAATTCAAAAAAGGTTTTACGTTAATTGAGTTGTTGGTTGTAGTGGCAATTATCACATTGCTTGCTTCAATAATAGTTCCTAATTATTTTAAAGGGCTTGAGAAGTCAAAGATTGGAAAGGCAACGGCAGACGTGGTACTTTTGAGAAAAAGCGTTGACCTTTTCAGAGCTGATAATGGCGGGACTTTGCCGGACAGCCTTGCTGTTTTAATTTCTCAGAAATATTTAAGCAAAGCAGTCCCTACTGATCCATGGGGAGGAAGCTATTCATATACAGCAACAGAAAACAGCTACACAATAACTGATGGAAGCAGTAAGGGCATATCAGAGACAATTAATTTTTAG
- a CDS encoding ATP-binding protein encodes MELKDKFFSLFSRLAYLFILTGLAIFLIYVAVIVWKTPLLQYRDFFITIIFFSLGFVAFAYIWKVVLQPIFGSLNKGFKPIVQKPLVQESSLQPLVNSREQLKKWSQELEKRVENRTSELKKVNRELLATEFELMERDKLSSMGEISAKLAHEIRNPLAIINNAVFFLKNAFKKPGSEVSEQIGILFQETDRINKLVTDLLQFSRISVSKDKDVEMIDVNEVLDDAIMSFESVGADLKPALEKKYAIRLPRIRANPGQLKQVFLNIIANAYQSMGDSGRLTIYTDVDAEASRIEIVFNDTGCGIAPENLKEIFTPFFSTKEPGKGTGLGLYICNSLIKSLNGDISVQSEVGKGTSFTISLPVRKTAHTWREKALNSKHKARNNIK; translated from the coding sequence ATGGAATTAAAAGATAAATTTTTTTCTCTGTTTTCGCGGCTTGCATACCTATTTATATTAACCGGGTTAGCCATTTTTCTTATATACGTTGCTGTGATTGTATGGAAGACTCCGCTTCTCCAGTACAGGGATTTTTTTATTACAATTATCTTTTTTTCTCTGGGGTTTGTTGCCTTTGCTTATATATGGAAGGTTGTTCTTCAGCCAATATTTGGATCTTTGAACAAGGGATTTAAACCCATTGTTCAAAAACCCCTTGTTCAAGAGAGTAGCCTGCAACCTCTTGTTAACTCAAGGGAACAACTTAAAAAATGGTCTCAGGAGCTAGAAAAAAGGGTAGAGAATAGGACATCAGAGCTAAAGAAAGTCAATAGGGAATTGCTTGCTACAGAGTTTGAACTTATGGAGCGGGACAAGCTCTCCTCTATGGGAGAAATATCGGCAAAACTGGCGCATGAAATCAGGAATCCTCTTGCGATTATTAATAATGCAGTGTTTTTTCTCAAGAATGCTTTTAAGAAGCCGGGTTCTGAAGTATCAGAGCAGATTGGAATCCTTTTTCAGGAGACAGACCGCATTAATAAACTTGTTACTGATTTACTCCAGTTTTCTAGAATTTCAGTATCCAAGGATAAGGATGTGGAGATGATTGATGTTAATGAGGTGCTTGACGATGCTATAATGTCTTTTGAATCTGTAGGGGCAGATTTGAAACCCGCCCTTGAGAAAAAATATGCTATAAGATTACCGCGAATAAGAGCCAATCCAGGTCAGTTGAAACAGGTATTTTTAAATATAATTGCCAATGCCTATCAATCTATGGGAGACAGTGGGAGACTTACGATATATACAGATGTTGACGCAGAAGCATCCCGAATAGAAATTGTTTTCAATGACACAGGCTGTGGGATTGCGCCTGAAAATTTAAAGGAAATATTTACTCCGTTTTTTTCGACAAAGGAGCCGGGAAAGGGAACAGGACTTGGCCTTTACATCTGTAACTCATTAATAAAAAGTCTTAATGGAGATATCTCTGTTCAATCGGAAGTTGGAAAGGGAACAAGTTTTACTATTAGTTTGCCAGTGAGAAAAACCGCACACACTTGGAGAGAAAAAGCACTAAATTCGAAGCACAAAGCACGAAACAATATCAAATGA
- a CDS encoding sigma-54 dependent transcriptional regulator, translated as MKPKILVVDDELNMRKSLSGILHQEGYDVKVCGDGKEAIEILDTEQFNLIITDIKMPCMDGMTMLSTVRKKNKEIPVIIITGNATVDSAIDAVKLKAYDYIRKPCMPEEILFSVHRAVEHEKLISENLYLHNQLKEKFSFRGLIGNNKKMQEVYQLVQKVSNANAAILIRGESGTGKELIASAIHYNSQRKNNKFLAINCGALPENLLESELFGHEKGAFTGAISSRKGIFEAADKGTIFLDEIGDLSLATQMKLLRVLQDGEFRGVGGTRQIKVDVRIISATNKNLEDRIKEGLFREDLYYRINVIAIDMPPLRERKDDIALLVKHFLEKYNPLKSKGVASKRISSEAMDLLINFDWPGNVRELENAIERAVTLQEGACILPEDLPAGVGFQPAHIPAITGEKFREARTAFEKGFLINILKKANRNISLASKKAGISRRHFYEKMKLYGIKR; from the coding sequence ATGAAGCCAAAAATCCTAGTTGTAGATGATGAGCTAAATATGCGCAAGTCTCTTTCTGGTATCCTTCATCAGGAGGGCTATGATGTCAAAGTATGTGGGGATGGAAAAGAAGCCATAGAAATTTTAGACACCGAGCAATTCAATTTAATAATCACTGACATAAAGATGCCTTGTATGGATGGAATGACTATGTTGTCGACCGTAAGAAAGAAGAACAAGGAAATACCTGTTATAATTATTACAGGGAACGCTACAGTGGATTCAGCAATTGATGCAGTAAAGCTTAAGGCTTATGATTACATAAGGAAACCATGCATGCCAGAGGAGATTCTTTTCTCTGTGCATAGGGCGGTAGAACACGAAAAGCTGATAAGCGAGAATTTATATTTACATAATCAGCTGAAAGAAAAATTTAGTTTTAGGGGATTAATAGGGAATAATAAGAAAATGCAGGAGGTCTATCAACTGGTGCAAAAGGTCTCTAACGCCAATGCTGCTATACTAATAAGAGGGGAGAGCGGAACTGGTAAGGAGTTAATAGCCAGTGCGATTCATTATAACAGTCAGCGTAAGAACAACAAGTTTCTTGCTATAAATTGCGGAGCTTTGCCGGAGAATCTGTTGGAAAGTGAATTATTTGGTCATGAGAAAGGCGCATTTACAGGCGCTATAAGCAGTAGAAAAGGAATATTTGAGGCGGCTGATAAAGGGACTATTTTTCTTGATGAAATAGGAGATCTTTCTTTAGCTACACAGATGAAATTATTGCGCGTTCTTCAGGATGGAGAATTTAGAGGAGTGGGAGGAACTCGGCAAATTAAGGTTGATGTGAGGATTATAAGCGCAACTAACAAGAATTTAGAAGACCGTATAAAAGAGGGTCTGTTTAGAGAAGATTTATATTACAGAATAAATGTAATTGCTATTGATATGCCTCCTCTCAGAGAAAGGAAAGATGATATAGCTCTTTTAGTAAAGCACTTTTTAGAAAAGTATAATCCCTTAAAATCTAAGGGAGTTGCGTCTAAACGAATTTCCTCTGAAGCTATGGATTTACTTATAAACTTTGACTGGCCGGGTAATGTTAGAGAGCTGGAAAATGCAATTGAACGCGCAGTAACATTGCAGGAAGGAGCATGTATTCTTCCTGAGGATTTGCCTGCAGGGGTAGGTTTTCAACCTGCCCACATCCCCGCAATTACAGGAGAGAAATTTCGTGAAGCACGAACTGCCTTTGAAAAGGGGTTTTTAATCAATATATTAAAAAAGGCAAATAGAAATATATCCCTTGCTTCAAAGAAAGCTGGCATAAGCAGGCGCCATTTCTATGAGAAGATGAAGTTATATGGAATTAAAAGATAA
- a CDS encoding type II secretion system F family protein — MAVYAYVAMNNRGKEISGSVEAETSTLAISQIRDMGYFPTKVYEKSPASGTSTSAKSAKAGSSTSMNIQIKLPGIGDRIKPRQLAVFVRQLATLLGAGLPLLRSLNVLKDQAKPGIMKETFSGIAADIEGGATFSDALAKYPKSFSKLFVNMIKAGEVGGILEAVLERLAEFSEKEEALKKKIKAAMVYPILVTVAAAGILTFLIIVVIPTFKKMFEDFNTELPGATVMLLKMSDVFKDWRNILVVLGSLVGLFIIYKLIRKTQKGLYYSDKLKLYIPIIGPLARKTAIGRFARTFATLIGSGVPILQALTIVKDTSGNDVIAQAMASVRDSIREGESIAGPLQASGIFPPLVTNMVDVGEETGALDKMLLKVADAYDQEVDAAVAALTSAIEPIMIVGMGGVVGFIVVALFLPLIKLATAIV; from the coding sequence ATGGCTGTTTATGCTTATGTTGCGATGAATAATCGCGGTAAAGAGATAAGTGGAAGTGTTGAGGCAGAAACTTCTACTCTGGCAATATCCCAGATAAGAGATATGGGCTATTTCCCCACGAAGGTTTATGAAAAGTCTCCAGCTTCTGGTACTTCAACATCTGCTAAATCAGCAAAGGCTGGTAGTTCTACAAGTATGAATATTCAGATTAAACTGCCAGGAATTGGTGATAGAATAAAGCCCAGACAGTTAGCGGTTTTTGTCAGACAATTGGCAACCTTGCTTGGCGCAGGGCTTCCTTTATTGAGGAGTCTTAATGTTCTGAAGGATCAGGCTAAACCTGGTATTATGAAAGAAACTTTCTCAGGGATAGCTGCAGATATTGAAGGAGGTGCTACGTTTTCAGATGCGCTTGCCAAATATCCCAAAAGCTTTTCAAAACTTTTTGTTAATATGATAAAAGCTGGTGAAGTTGGAGGGATTTTAGAGGCGGTTTTGGAAAGGTTGGCCGAGTTTTCAGAAAAAGAGGAAGCATTAAAAAAGAAGATTAAAGCTGCTATGGTTTATCCTATACTCGTTACTGTTGCGGCTGCAGGAATACTTACTTTTTTGATTATAGTAGTTATACCAACCTTTAAAAAGATGTTTGAAGATTTTAATACAGAGCTGCCGGGCGCTACTGTAATGCTGCTAAAAATGTCGGATGTTTTCAAGGATTGGAGAAATATTCTTGTTGTTCTAGGATCATTAGTTGGACTATTTATAATATACAAGCTTATTAGAAAAACACAGAAAGGGCTGTATTATTCAGATAAACTTAAATTGTATATCCCTATTATTGGTCCTTTGGCGAGAAAAACAGCTATTGGCAGATTTGCAAGAACATTTGCAACCCTGATCGGAAGCGGGGTTCCAATACTTCAGGCGCTTACAATTGTAAAGGATACATCAGGCAATGACGTGATAGCTCAGGCAATGGCGTCTGTTCGTGATAGTATCAGAGAAGGAGAATCAATAGCAGGCCCCCTTCAAGCAAGCGGGATATTTCCGCCGCTGGTTACCAATATGGTGGATGTTGGAGAAGAAACAGGAGCCTTAGATAAGATGCTGCTTAAAGTAGCAGATGCTTATGATCAAGAAGTAGATGCCGCAGTAGCAGCTTTGACAAGTGCAATAGAGCCAATTATGATTGTAGGTATGGGGGGAGTTGTGGGTTTTATAGTTGTTGCGTTATTCTTACCCTTAATTAAGCTAGCTACAGCGATTGTATAA